The Desulfobacterales bacterium genome segment AGTTCCGCCGATGTTTTCATGCCGCGGACCAGATGAAGGGCGTCACCGGGGTCAACCTGCTGGTCGGCCTGGAGCGGCGGCTTGACAATACCGTTTTCCGGCTGGGGTTTGCCGGTTCCCGGTCCCAGGCCCGGCAGATAGTCCGCCACAACCATATCCTGGTGAACGGTAAAAAGGTCAATATCCCCTCTTTTCTGATTTCAGCGGGCGATGTGATTTCCCTGAGGGAGAAGAGCCGCAAGAACCAGGCGATCATCGATAACCTGGAGGCGGTGACCCGGCGCGGCGTGCCCGCTTGGCTCGAGCTTGACAAGGATAACTTCCAGGGATCGGTAAAGGCCATGCCCGACCGCGAAGAGATCACCATGCCGATCCAGGAACAGTTGATTGTCGAGCTTTATTCGAAGTAACAACCCCTGTTGTATTGAAAAGAAAAAGTTGATCGCCGGCCGCGGCAAGGCCGCTTCCGACATCGGCCCCAGGTTTTGAGCGGGAAGCTGATAACCTCATTAAAGGGAAAACAAAGAGCCATGACACAAGAACTGCAAGAAGAAGCTCCCTTTTATATGAACTGGCGCGACTTGATTCAGCCCGAGCGGTTGGATGTGGACAAGAAAACCCACAGCGACAGTTACGGCAAGTTTGTCTGCCAGCCCCTGGAGCGCGGTTTTGCCGTCACCATCGGCAACTCCCTGCGCCGGATCCTGATGTCCTCGATTCAGGGCGCCGCCATCACCTCGGTGAAGATCGAGGGAGCACTCCATGAGTTCACCACCATTACCGGGATCCTGGAGGACGTTACCGAGATCATCCTCAACCTGAAGGGCGTGCGGCTGAAGCTCAACGGCCCGGACAACCGGACGGTCCGGATCGAGAAGTCCGGGGCCGGTCCGGTGATTGCCGGTGATATCATTGACGACGGCCGGGTTGAGGTGATGAACCCGGACACGCATATCTGTACCATTACCGGCAAGGACACGGTTTTTTCGGCCGAGTTGGAGGTCGGTTGGGGCAAGGGCTATTCTCCGGCCGAGATGAACAAGAAAGAGGAGCATGCCATTGGCGTGATTCCCATTGACGCCATTTTTACCCCGATCAAGAAGGTCCAGTACATCGTTACCCAGGCCCGGGTCGGCCAGCAGACCGATTATGACAAGCTGACCCTGGAGATCCATACCGATGGCAGCGTCAAGCCCGAGAATGCGCTGGCCTATGCAGCCAAGATCTTAAAAGAGCACATGACCATCTTTATCAACTTTGATGAGGATAGCGCCGAGCCGGTGGTGGAGAAAACCGAAGAAGATGAAGCGCCGCCCCTGAATGAGAACCTGTACCGTACGGTTGAGGATCTCGAACTTTCAGTGCGGTCCGCCAACTGCCTGAAGAATGCCGATATCCACTACATCGGCCAACTGGTACAGCGGAGCGAGGCAGAGATGCTCAAGACCAAGAACTTCGGGCGTAAGTCATTGAACGAGATAAAACATCTTCTGGCTGAGATGGAACTGGGCCTGAGCATGAAGATCGAGGGCTGGGAAGCCCCGACTCCGGCCGAGGACGGCCCGGCCGAAGAGGAAAACAGCTAAACGAGGGATTATCGATGAGGCACCGTAAGGCAGGAAACAGACTGGGACGCACCTCTTCCCATCGCAAGGCGATGATGAGAAATATGGTCACCTCCCTGTTGGAGCATGAGCGGATCGTGACCACCACGCCCAAGGCCAAGGAGTTGCGGAAACTGGCCGACCGGATGATCACCCTGGCCAAACGGGGCGATCTCCACGCCCGGCGGCAGGCCCTGGCGGTGATCCGCGACAAGGCGGTGGTTGCCAAGCTGTTTGACGAACTGAAGGATGAGTATATGGACCGCAAGGGCGGCTATACCCGGATCATCCGGACCGGCACCCGGCCAGGCGATGCCGCCTCCATGGCGATCATTGAACTGGTCAACTATAAAGAAGATGACGTCGAGGTAGACAACTAGTGTCTGTCCAGAAATGAGCAATTTCGTTCAAGATCAAGGACCGCGAAAAAAATAAGCGCAGGCATATATGTGATATTCCGAGCATTATTTTTTGAGCATGACGCCGAGATTGGGCGAAAGGGCCATTTCTGGACGGGCACCAACTAGGAGCCTGTTCCGGACGGGCATCGCCAGCAGGCGACGGCGTCCTGTCATATTGCAACAAGCCGGTATGAGCCCTTTCTTCATACCGGCTTTTTTGTTTGCCGCGGCAACGCCCATGGATCCAGGCCAGGAATAATGCACCAGGTTCCGGCACGGACTCGGTTATGGACCAGACAGAGAAAAAATTTCCCGTTGGCATGGAGCCCCTGGGCGATTCCCGGTTTAGTTTCGGCTGCCATCCCGGGGTGGCCTGTTTTAATGCCTGTTGCCGCAAGCTGGAGATGGTTCTTTATCCCTATGACATCATCCGGCTGAAAAAACGGCTCAGGCTCGGCTCTGAGCAGTTCCTGCGGCAGTACACCCGACTGGGCCGGGGCACGCATCCCTTTTTTCCGGCAGTGATGATGCGGATGGCCGACAACCCGGAGCAGACCTGTCCCTTTCTGGGCGATGCCGGCTGTACGGTGTACGAGGATCGGCCCACATCCTGTCGGACCTATCCCCTGGAGCGGGCCGTGGACCGGACCCCGGAACAGGGGCGGCCGCGGGAGTACTACTTTATTGTCCGTCATCCCTACTGCCGCGGCCATGGGGAGAAGACCAGCTGGACGGTCCGGGAGTGGCTCCGGGACCAGCATCTGCTCCATCACAATACCATGAACGACCTGTGGGCCGAGGTCGATACCCTGTTCGCCGCCAATCCCTGGCAGGGAGAAGGGGCCCACGGCAGCAGGCAGCAGATGGCCTTCATGGTCTGTTACAATATCGACGGGTTCCGGCAGGTTGTCGAGGAGAATAACCTGCTGCGCCGGTTTCGTCTGGACAAGGGCCGCCGCCGGTTGATTAACAGCGGCGACGACGAGGCCCTGCTCAAGTTCGGATTCGACTGGCTGCGCCATGTCCTGGGCCGGATGGGGACCTTGCAGCCCAGATAGGCATGGGAGTATTGTGCGGTGCCTGCTTGCAATCGATCCGGCCGGGTGGTATAAGGAAAAGATTTTTTAACGGGTCGGCCCGGGGCCCGGGCCAGGTCCGGGAACGGAAAAAAACGGTTTTACAAAAACACACATCCCTATTTTATCGCCCGCTGGTGCCTTGGTAACGAGGTCGGGCCCCGGGATGGAGGAAACAACCAAAACAGGAGGAACAGCAATGGCTTATGTAACAATGAAACAGATGCTTGAGGCCGGGCTCCATTTCGGTCATCTGACCAGGAGATGGAACCCCAAGATGCGGCCCTATATCTACGGACCGCGCAATGGCATCTATATCATCAACCTTGATAAAACCATGCGGCTGTTCAACACGGCCTATGAATATATCGTGTCCGAGGTCGCCCGGGGCGGCTCCATTCTCTTTGTCGGCACCAAGCGTCAGGCCCAGGAGATTATCAAGGAGGAGGCCGAGCGTTGCGGGATGTACTTCATCAACCATCGCTGGCTGGGCGGCACCCTGACCAATTTTCAGACCATCAAGAAGAGCATTGACCGGCTGAAGAGTATCGAGGCAATGCAGGAGGACGGTTCGATCAACCGGTTTCCCAAGAAGGAGATCCTGTTGATGGGCAAGGAACAGATCAAGCTCAACCGCAACATCGGCGGGATCAAGCTGATGAAGGGCTTGCCCGCGGCGGTGTTCGTGGTCGATCCCCGCCGGGAGCAGATCGCGGTCAACGAGGCGGTCAAGCTGGGAATCCCGGTTGTCGGCCTGGTGGATACCAACTGTGACCCGGACGGCATCGCCTATTTGATTCCCGGCAATGACGACGCCATCCGGGCCATCAAGCTGATTGTTTCCAAGATGGCCGACGCGGTGCTGGCCGGCCAGGCCCGGGTTGCCGAGGACGGTGGCGCTGGTTCGGAAATGGAGGCCGCAATGGCGTCTCAGGAGGCGGCCGAGGGCGAGGCGGCGGCCGGTGAAAACGGGGCTGGCAGCGATGCGCCGGCCGCGGCCTGAAACCGGTCCGGGTTTGTTGGGTTGAACTGAATGAAAATGATATGAATTAGACATATCGGGTGCAAGGAGAAGCAGCGGTGAAGATTACAAGTACAATGGTAAAGGAACTCCGGGACAAGACCAGTTCCGGGATGATGGACTGCAAGAAGGCGCTGACCGAAACCGGGGGCGACATGGAAAAGGCAGTGGATCTGCTCCGCCAGAAGGGACTGGCCGTGGCCCGGAAGCGGGCCGGCCGCTCAACCAGCGAGGGGGTGATCGAGACCTATATCCATGCCGGCGCCAAGCTGGGGGTAATGGTCGAGGTGGGTTGCGAGACCGATTTTGTCGCCAAGACCGATGAGTTCCGTAAATTCGCCCGTGACATGGCCATGCACATTGCTGCCGCCAATCCGCTGGCGATTAGCCGCGAAGAGGTGCCGGCCGAGGAAGCGGCCCGGGAACAGGAGATCTACAAGCAGCAGGCCCTTGATTCCGGCAAGCCGGAGAATATCGTTGAAAAGATCGTCTCCGGCAAGATGGACAGGTATTTTTCCGAGGTCTGTCTGCTGGAGCAGAAATTTGTCAAGAACCCGGACCTGTCGGTACAGGACCTGTTGAACGAGTTGATCGCCAAGATGGGTGAGAATATCGGCATCAAGCGGTTTGCCCGTTTCCAGGTCGGGGCATAGTTGTTATCATAACTAACCAGCATGGCTGGACCATGATTTCTGGGCCGCGGCCATAAGCAACAATGAAAATCTCCCCGGACAGCGGGCTTGGTCCGGCACGGCTTTTATATAAATTACAGGGACACTGACTCTGCCTGATCAATAC includes the following:
- the rpsD gene encoding 30S ribosomal protein S4 yields the protein MAKNKGASCRQCRRENLKLFLKGDRCYSDRCSYERRAYAPGQHGQMRFRKVSDYAIQLREKQKVRRIYGMLEGQFRRCFHAADQMKGVTGVNLLVGLERRLDNTVFRLGFAGSRSQARQIVRHNHILVNGKKVNIPSFLISAGDVISLREKSRKNQAIIDNLEAVTRRGVPAWLELDKDNFQGSVKAMPDREEITMPIQEQLIVELYSK
- a CDS encoding DNA-directed RNA polymerase subunit alpha, whose translation is MTQELQEEAPFYMNWRDLIQPERLDVDKKTHSDSYGKFVCQPLERGFAVTIGNSLRRILMSSIQGAAITSVKIEGALHEFTTITGILEDVTEIILNLKGVRLKLNGPDNRTVRIEKSGAGPVIAGDIIDDGRVEVMNPDTHICTITGKDTVFSAELEVGWGKGYSPAEMNKKEEHAIGVIPIDAIFTPIKKVQYIVTQARVGQQTDYDKLTLEIHTDGSVKPENALAYAAKILKEHMTIFINFDEDSAEPVVEKTEEDEAPPLNENLYRTVEDLELSVRSANCLKNADIHYIGQLVQRSEAEMLKTKNFGRKSLNEIKHLLAEMELGLSMKIEGWEAPTPAEDGPAEEENS
- the rplQ gene encoding 50S ribosomal protein L17, with the translated sequence MRHRKAGNRLGRTSSHRKAMMRNMVTSLLEHERIVTTTPKAKELRKLADRMITLAKRGDLHARRQALAVIRDKAVVAKLFDELKDEYMDRKGGYTRIIRTGTRPGDAASMAIIELVNYKEDDVEVDN
- a CDS encoding YkgJ family cysteine cluster protein → MDQTEKKFPVGMEPLGDSRFSFGCHPGVACFNACCRKLEMVLYPYDIIRLKKRLRLGSEQFLRQYTRLGRGTHPFFPAVMMRMADNPEQTCPFLGDAGCTVYEDRPTSCRTYPLERAVDRTPEQGRPREYYFIVRHPYCRGHGEKTSWTVREWLRDQHLLHHNTMNDLWAEVDTLFAANPWQGEGAHGSRQQMAFMVCYNIDGFRQVVEENNLLRRFRLDKGRRRLINSGDDEALLKFGFDWLRHVLGRMGTLQPR
- the rpsB gene encoding 30S ribosomal protein S2, which gives rise to MAYVTMKQMLEAGLHFGHLTRRWNPKMRPYIYGPRNGIYIINLDKTMRLFNTAYEYIVSEVARGGSILFVGTKRQAQEIIKEEAERCGMYFINHRWLGGTLTNFQTIKKSIDRLKSIEAMQEDGSINRFPKKEILLMGKEQIKLNRNIGGIKLMKGLPAAVFVVDPRREQIAVNEAVKLGIPVVGLVDTNCDPDGIAYLIPGNDDAIRAIKLIVSKMADAVLAGQARVAEDGGAGSEMEAAMASQEAAEGEAAAGENGAGSDAPAAA
- the tsf gene encoding translation elongation factor Ts, which gives rise to MKITSTMVKELRDKTSSGMMDCKKALTETGGDMEKAVDLLRQKGLAVARKRAGRSTSEGVIETYIHAGAKLGVMVEVGCETDFVAKTDEFRKFARDMAMHIAAANPLAISREEVPAEEAAREQEIYKQQALDSGKPENIVEKIVSGKMDRYFSEVCLLEQKFVKNPDLSVQDLLNELIAKMGENIGIKRFARFQVGA